The Rhizobium leguminosarum DNA segment TGCAAACAGCGTCATTCTTCGCAATGGACAGCAGCCGCTCGTGAAGCACGGTGAACTGCTCACGAAGTTTCTGTCGCGCCACATCGACGATCTGAGGGGTTACCAGCTCGGATGGTTCTGATTCCTCGATCCCGGCCCGGGGGCTTGCTCCCGAAGGAGGTGAATTCGCCACGGAAAAATCGAAAGTCCCTTGACGTTTCCGACGGAAAATGCTCTATGACGGTCTATCGGCAACAAAGCGATAAAAAAGCGTCAAGACACACAAATGCATATTTATAGATACTTTGTCTACACAGAGATGCGGCGCATATCTACGGGCCGCAGCCCGCTCCGGGGTACAGCATCTCGGGAAGGGGTGTGGGGGAAAAAGCTGCCTGACTTTGCGGTGCGCCTGACACCGTTCAGTCTCCGAGCTCAAGCGAGAACGGGGGCGAGAGCAACCTTAAGGAGGAAAACCATACTAATCAAACCGGTTAATGAGTCCAATTTCCGGCGTGAAGTTCTGGAAGCGAAAACACCGGTCCTCGCCTATTTCTGGGGACAGGGGTGCCGCACGTGCGAGCTCATTGCCCCAATAATGGAACAAGTTGCGGTCGCGGTGACAGGCAAGGTGAAGGTCGTCAAGGTGAATATCTATGAAAACCCGAACCTCTACATCAACGGCGGCATTTCGACGCTGAAGATCTTCAAGAACGGCGATGTTTTCAGCGTCGAAGCGGATAGCATCGATCTCGATAAGCCCGAAGAGGCAAAGACCGAAATCGTGAACTCGATCTTTCGGCAACTGAACAATTCGGCCGATTGAGAAAGGCGACAGGGGTCGGCGACCCGTGATTACTGCGCTGGCCCCCGCTGGCTTCGACAGCGTTCTCAGGCCCTTCATTATTTGGACATTGCGTTACCTTCGCGAGCGATCGTGGTGGCGGAGACGGCGTAACTTCAGCAGGTAAGAAAAACATGCATCGCGATTTTACAATATGGATTCCCGCAATCATCGGCCTGGCAGTCAAGGCGTCGCCATGCGGGATGAAGAAGATCTGTGGCCCCAGCCCCGCTATTGGGAACAGCATCCGTGAAGAGGTTTTCACGGAAGAAGCTGCCAGAGTTTGCTGTGCGCCTAGCATTCTACAAAAGGAGTAAAACAATGAGAATGAAAACGGTCGATGAGACCAATTTCGAGCGTGAAGTTCTGGAAGCCGATATACCGGTCCTCGTCTATTTCTGGGGCAAGGGGTGCGGCCCGTGGGAGATCATGGAGGCAACCCTTGAGGAAGTCGCGGTCGCGCTGGAAGGCAAAGTCAAGGTCGTCAAGATGAATGTCGATGAAAACCCGGACCACGCCGAAGAGTTTACTACAGGCTTCACGCCGACGCTGGCGTTCTTCATGGGCGGCGAGCTTATCAGGTTCGAAGAGCCGGTGATTCGCGACAGCCGCGATGATCCGAAGACCGAAATCTTGAACTTGACCTCTCGAAAACTGAAATATCTCGGCCTCGCCTGATTGAGAAAGGGGACAGGGGTCGGCGACGGGTAATTGCCACGCCGGCCCAGGCCATTCACTATATTGATTGCTTTACCTCCGCGAGTGCGGAGGACGCTGCCGGGCTTGCTCTGCACCTGGCATTCTACAAGGAGTAAAGCCATGCCGGTAGAAACGGTCGATACGTCCAACTTCGAGCGTGAAGTTCTGGAATCCGTTACACCGGTTACTGGTCTGGGGCAAGGGGTGCGTCGGGTGCGATTACGTGGCGGCATCAAGAGCTCGACGAAGTCGGCGGAATATCTGCTCCGGAAGGGGCCGTAGAAACCGATAAGTCGCTTGACGTTCCCGCCGGATTTTTTTTGAAGCCATCGAAGGAAATGAAGTGTCTCTTCCAAAAACCACACCATTAGAAGCGGTCAATCCCGCCAATTTCGAGCGTGAACTTCTGCATTCCGTAACGCCTGTCCTCGTCTTTGTCTGGGGCAAAGGGTGCCCCCCCGTGCGAGAGGATGGAGGCAATCCTTGAAGAGCTTCCCGTCGCGCTGAAAGACAAGGTCAGGGTCGTCAAGGTGAATTGGGGTGAAAACCCGCGCCTCACAAAACAGTACGGGATCCAGGGCACTCCGGCGCTGTTGATCTCCAAGGACGGCAACGTCACTCCGGTGCTGGGGCTGTTCAACGGCAAGATCATCAACGGGTTTGTTGACGAAGAGCCGGAGACCGATTTCGATAGCAATACCGAAATCCTGAACTGGATTTTTCGAAAATGGAAAGAATCGATCCGGGCTGATTGAGAAAAGGGACACGGTCCGGCGACGGGTACTTACCGCGCCGGCACGCTGCTGGGTTCGACAGCGTTCTCAGGCCCTTCATTATTTGGACATTGCGTTACCGCCGCGAGTGCGGAGGAGGCTGCCTGGCTTGCTGTGCGCCTCGCATTCGACATGGAAATGCAGGCGGCTGGTCTGGCCGTCGAGGAGCTCAACGATGACCAGCACTGATCTGATTCCGACAGGGGCGGAAGACCGGTTCGGATCCGCCGAAGCGGATAACCGCTCCACGACGAACGTCGAAGCATTCCTCGGTGCGCAGCAGGAGTGGATGAGCAGCAATCTTCCGAAGAAAGGGCGCCATCGTCGGGGTCAACAATTGGGGCCAGCCGCAACTGCAGCCGAAGGCGGAGCGTATCTATGGCAAGCCCGGCTAGGGCGATTGCACCGCGATGTATGCGAGAGGCCAGACAAGCGAAAGGCAAGGGCGATCCGATCGCGCTCGGCGGCGAGGACGGAAACGAGGCCATCAACGTTTCAGCCAAGACCCGGCCGGACGTGACCGAAGCGGCGTTGGCATGATCGGCGATTTCAGCACCGACGCGCTGCACGAGGTGCCGGCACTGGCTCCGATCGAGGATGATACCTCATTGCAATGCTGGTGCCCGGCACTTTCGTTGGCACGGAAAAATGCTCATCGACTCTTGAATCTGATTAAGATCTCATTATGTTTGTCGTGACGGCATAAACACGTCATGCCGTATAACATCCGTCAGGAGATTACTGTGGTGCAGTCTGCGGATCGCATAGTCAAAGGGTCCGACCTC contains these protein-coding regions:
- a CDS encoding thioredoxin family protein, with the translated sequence MRRISTGRSPLRGTASREGVWGKKLPDFAVRLTPFSLRAQARTGARATLRRKTILIKPVNESNFRREVLEAKTPVLAYFWGQGCRTCELIAPIMEQVAVAVTGKVKVVKVNIYENPNLYINGGISTLKIFKNGDVFSVEADSIDLDKPEEAKTEIVNSIFRQLNNSAD
- a CDS encoding thioredoxin family protein — protein: MRMKTVDETNFEREVLEADIPVLVYFWGKGCGPWEIMEATLEEVAVALEGKVKVVKMNVDENPDHAEEFTTGFTPTLAFFMGGELIRFEEPVIRDSRDDPKTEILNLTSRKLKYLGLA
- a CDS encoding thioredoxin family protein gives rise to the protein MSGAKGAPPCERMEAILEELPVALKDKVRVVKVNWGENPRLTKQYGIQGTPALLISKDGNVTPVLGLFNGKIINGFVDEEPETDFDSNTEILNWIFRKWKESIRAD